ATTGAGTGTCTGTAAATTTTCTTGACGCTGTTGGTAATGATCGATATCAGAGGGGCAGAAATGTGCTTTTTTATCAGCAGCGTTATCAATTGGTTGCGGCGGCGGGTGGCAGCTCCGCCGTTTATCCGACGGAAGTCCGAAGCGTCGTCTGTTTTAGTACTAAGACTAAGATCTCGCCCACCAAGTATTTACCTCCATTCCACTTCTGCATTGTGCACGGTTTTTGTCgactttcttttctattgTACTCGAGTCTCGCTTGGGACATCTCTGAGAGGATCTTGTTGGCTTGTATATAATTTTTTAAACCCGGTGTCCTTCAGTCCTTaccttctcttttctttttttttcttcgtctACCCTCGCACCATGTCTTCCACCACCCACTTTCCTGACCCTGTCAGCTTCCAGCAGCAGTCCGATGACTTCCTTGGCTGGCTCACAGGTAGATCTGGCGTCCGAATGAACTCGAATATCCGTCTGGCCGATCTGAGATCCCTGAATGCTGGAAGAGGAGTCGGTACGTTCACACTACAACTACCCGAAAACCCCCATCACTTCGCTTGCATTGTGGCTTAATTTTAATTCCGTCATGTTTATGGAAGTGGCATCTCTGATAAGGCAGGTATCACGCTGTTCCACTAGTGGCCCAATCCGACATCCCCGAAGGCGAAGAGTTGTTTGCCATCCCCCGTGGTCTCATCCTCTCCGTGCAGAATTCGAAGTTGCCCGAATTGCTATCCCAGAACATCGACGAGCTCGGTCCTTGGATGTCCCTCATGCTGGTGATGATCTATGAGTACCTTGCAGGAGAGAAGTCTGCTTGGTACCAGTATTTCAAGGTCCTTCCCAGACAGTTCGATACGCTTATGTTTTGGTCTCCGTCCGAACTTCAGGAGCTTCAGGGTAGTGCGGTGGTCGATAAGATTGGTAAGCAAGGTGCGGAGGAGTCGATTCTCGAGACTATTGCACCCATTGTTCGAGAGAAtccttctctcttccctcctATCGAGGGCGTTTCCTCCTATGACGGCGACGCTGGCACCCAGGCACTCCTGCACATCGCTCATATGGTGGGCTCCCTGATTTTGGCCTATGCGTTCGATATTGGCAAGacggaagacgaggatgaagacggTGATGGCGAAGATGGATATTTGacggatgaagaagaggagcaaCCGGCCAAAGGCATGGTACCCATGGCCGATCTGCTGAATGCAGACGCAGACCGGAATAACGTGAGTTTTCTCTTATCTCCTGCCACGTCATGATTTACATGCTTACACTTGGGATTGATCTAGGCGCGGCTGTtccaagaagaggaggagttTGTTATGAAGGCAATTAAGCCTATCCCGGCTGGCGAGGAGATCTACAACGACTACGGCGAAATCCCCCGTGCGGATCTTCTGAGACGGTATGGCTACGTGACAGATAATTACGCCAAGTACGATGTAGTGGAGCTTTCTTTGTCCAACATTTGCCAAGCTGCTGGACTGAGCAATGACGATGTTGAATCTCAGCCTCCGGTATTATTCCCTCTCCCCTTTCCACCTTCCGGCCCAGTCATACTAACGCACTTTTAGCTACAATTTCTCGAAGAGTTGGAATTTCTTGATGACGGGTATATCATCCCAAGATTCTCACCCGAGGATCCCCTGCCAGACGTTCTTCCCGACgaactccttctcctcctcaaaACACTGGCCTTATCACCAGAGCAGCTGGAGCAGCAGAAATCAAAGAACAAACCCCCCAAGCTCGCAGTCGGCCGGCCAGAGATGAGCATCCTCCAGAAAGCAGTTCAATTAAAATGCTCCCACTACGCCACGAACATCGAACAGGACCAAAGACTCCTGGCGCAATTGAACACAATTGATGCCACGGTTCCCCTGGAAGGGTCCCAGCGCCGACTTAAGATGGCTATCTTGGTGCGCATTGGCGAGAAAGAGATTCTCCAGGATTTATCCACCCAGCTGGACCGTCTGCTTTCTACGAAACGGGCCGCCAATGACGAAGAAGACTCGAGGAAAACAAAGGCGCAGAGGACGTAATTGCTCAGATTATGTTATGAATGGATAAAGGGAAACAGGAAAAGTTgatttctctctttttgtCATAATTTGGTATTAATATTTTGTTTGTTTCTTCGTTGCTGACCTCATAGCTATCCATACATGAGTCTATCGACTGGTTGGTTTTCTTGGattagaaagaaaaaaagagagggaaa
This sequence is a window from Aspergillus chevalieri M1 DNA, chromosome 5, nearly complete sequence. Protein-coding genes within it:
- a CDS encoding ribosomal lysine N-methyltransferase (BUSCO:EOG09261WJ8;~COG:S;~EggNog:ENOG410PI4F;~InterPro:IPR001214,IPR015353,IPR036464,IPR011383;~PFAM:PF09273,PF00856;~go_function: GO:0005515 - protein binding [Evidence IEA];~go_function: GO:0016279 - protein-lysine N-methyltransferase activity [Evidence IEA];~go_process: GO:0018026 - peptidyl-lysine monomethylation [Evidence IEA]) yields the protein MSSTTHFPDPVSFQQQSDDFLGWLTGRSGVRMNSNIRLADLRSLNAGRGVVAQSDIPEGEELFAIPRGLILSVQNSKLPELLSQNIDELGPWMSLMLVMIYEYLAGEKSAWYQYFKVLPRQFDTLMFWSPSELQELQGSAVVDKIGKQGAEESILETIAPIVRENPSLFPPIEGVSSYDGDAGTQALLHIAHMVGSLILAYAFDIGKTEDEDEDGDGEDGYLTDEEEEQPAKGMVPMADLLNADADRNNARLFQEEEEFVMKAIKPIPAGEEIYNDYGEIPRADLLRRYGYVTDNYAKYDVVELSLSNICQAAGLSNDDVESQPPLQFLEELEFLDDGYIIPRFSPEDPLPDVLPDELLLLLKTLALSPEQLEQQKSKNKPPKLAVGRPEMSILQKAVQLKCSHYATNIEQDQRLLAQLNTIDATVPLEGSQRRLKMAILVRIGEKEILQDLSTQLDRLLSTKRAANDEEDSRKTKAQRT